A genomic window from Silene latifolia isolate original U9 population chromosome Y, ASM4854445v1, whole genome shotgun sequence includes:
- the LOC141631880 gene encoding uncharacterized protein LOC141631880: MTGCWAIWEKRNKGVFDNGEWRGEEVVRRMREIIWEMEGAIDNGVVNRERVGVADGDRGWVRPREGWVKVNVDAGVIEGVGTGLGVVCRNASGSMEWGVTIQEARVITPVLAEALAVLQGLKEAKHAGISSVVIENDCRGVVDDLKNRRSGRSEPFLIYKDILDICTCFESVSFDFVRRNFNMVAHGLDHAMPWVAGRRSWNVDLLNWIMSLVLDDLIVRN, translated from the coding sequence ATGACTGGGTGTTGGGCTATTTGGGAGAAGCGAAACAAAGGTGTTTTTGATAATGGTGAGTGGCGTGGGGAGGAGGTGGTACGGAGGATGAGGGAGATAATTTGGGAGATGGAGGGCGCTATTGATAATGGCGTGGTGAATAGGGAGAGGGTTGGTGTCGCTGATGGTGACCGGGGATGGGTGAGGCCGAGAGAGGGGTGGGTTAAGGTCAATGTTGATGCGGGCGTGATTGAGGGTGTGGGTACGGGGTTGGGGGTTGTTTGTCGAAATGCCTCGGGTAGTATGGAGTGGGGAGTTACGATCCAAGAAGCACGGGTTATCACTCCAGTGTTGGCCGAAGCTTTAGCGGTGTTGCAGGGTCTTAAGGAAGCGAAGCACGCGGGTATCTCTTCAGTCGTGATCGAGAATGACTGTCGTGGAGTCGTTGATGATCTGAAGAATCGTCGTAGCGGGCGCAGTGAGCCGTTTTTAATTTATAAAGATATTTTGGATATTTGTACTTGTTTTGAGTCAGTTTCTTTTGATTTCGTTCGTAGGAATTTTAATATGGTTGCGCATGGACTAGATCATGCAATGCCATGGGTTGCTGGTAGACGTAGTTGGAATGTTGATCTTCTGAACTGGATAATGTCTTTGGTTCTTGATGATTTAATAGTAAGGAATTAA